Genomic segment of Sodaliphilus pleomorphus:
GGCACCGACAGCTACACAGCGAGCACCAGCACAGCCGGTGGCGGAGCGGCGCACGAGAACCGGCCACCCTATTATGTGCTGGCGTATATCATAAAAGTAAAATAACAGCAAACATAACAAGACAATGAAAAGAAGCATAGCGCAACTGAAAGAATGGTTCCGCAGGGGCAAATACCCGACAGAGAGCCAATTCCGGGACTGGCTGGAGAGCTACGTGCACAAGGACGAGACAGTGCCGGTGTCGCAAGTTGAGGACCTGCCACGGCTGCTGAACGGCAAATTCAGCACTTCGCGAGGCGAATCGGTGGAGAGAGAGGCGGCGGCATTGCGCCTGAAGTTTGACCGACACAAAGAGGATGCCGATGACGAGTTCGAGAAGATAGAGAACAACCGGCAGGCACTTGTTGCCGAGGACGAGCGTCAGCAGGGAGAAATTGACGCACAACAGGCGCAGATTAACACGGCTACCGGGCAACTGGAGACGGTGCGGAAGCTGCTGCACAGCGGGGCGAGCTGGACGACGGTAAAGGCGGCGTTTGACGTGCTGGGCGGCAATTACAGCAGCCTGTGGGCTCTGGCGAACACCGTAAAAACATTCTTAGAAGCAAGCGACACCTCGGACGCGACCATCAACCGGTGGCAGGAACTTGAATCGTTTTTGCAGGGAATAACCGACACTGACAGCCTGACCGGGCTGCTTGAAACGATGAAGCAGGAAATCGGGACTGCTTATTTGAACGACCTTAGAAAAACGGCGGATGAGCTGAGCGGTATTCCGGCGACTTATGCGGAGCTTGTAGAACGGAGAGCGCGCGGGGGGATGTTGCCCGGCACCTTATACCGCATAACGGACTACGAGACAATGGTGGCGAACGACCCGGAGGCACGGAGTGCGGGGCACCCGTTTGACGTGGTTGTAATGGCTCTGGATGAGCATACCCTATCGGAGCGGGCATGGGCGATGCACAGCGCGCGCGATGCTGCCGGCTACTTCGGGAAATCGAAGTTGGAGGCATGGCAGGTATGGTATTGCCTGGATAATGACGATACGCGCTTCCAATGGGCAGACACGACCCGAGGCAAGGGTGTAATATACCGGCTTATCGACGAGTGGGGTAACGACTGCCCGTATGACTTCAAGAATGTGCAGTTCAAGCGCTGCAATACGACAGGCGATTTTGTGGATAATGTTGTGGACGATGCAGATTGGCCGAACACACATTATATTCTGAGCCCAAGCATGAACGGCCAGGCTGATATGACGGCAGATGAAACAGACTATAAATGGCTGTACACTTTTACATATCTGGAGCAGATGCAGGATGTAAGGGATGCCAGCCTTATTAACGAAGTAAATGCGGACTTTGAATCCGCCTATTATAATAAGGCTTGCAACTGCAATGAAATGCAGGCGTATTACATAGGCGAATTTATAGATGATACAACGTTTGCGACGCAAGCGCTGAACAATATCGTATTAAGTTCGTATGACGAAGAAAACGGGGCTGCTGTAAAGATGTACGGCAACAAATGGGGCGCCGGGTGCTTTAATATGACGTTTCATGAGCACTGCTATGGGAATAGCTTCGGAGTGAATTGCTATTGTCTCATAGGCTTTAAACTCTATTACAACACATTCGGGAACGAGTGTTACAATAACACGTTCGGGAACGATTGCGATAAACGTTCGGGAACGTTGCGGTAACACGTTCGGGAACGACTGCCGGCAATACGTTCGGGAACAGTTGCCGGTAACACGTTCGGGAACGTTGCCGGTAACACGTTCGGGAACGTTGCGGTAAACGTTCGGGAACATTGCGATAACACGTTCGGGAACGATTGCGATAACACGTTCGGGAACGATTGCGAATAACACGTTCGGGAACAGTTCGGATAAACGTTCGGGAACAGTTGCGATAAACGTTCGGGAACGACTTCCGGTAAACGTTCGGGAACAGTTGCCGGTAACACGTTCGGGAACAGTTGCCGGTAACACGTTCGGGAACTACTTGCAATATATAACGGCCGGTGAGGGCGTTAAATATCTGAATGTGACTGGCGGAAGCGACGTTAAACACTTTGTGCAGAACGCTCATATATTGAACGGTACGAGCGGCAAGGACAGCAAAAACCTGCTGACGGTGGGGCTTCCTGAAATGTCGACAGTGTGCCGATATGTCGGGCAAAATACGGCCGGTGTACTAAAAATTTGGGTGCCGGCAGACCTGGTGTAAAACAGAGGTGTTTGCGCAATGTTGCAGTAATAAAGCAATAAAGCGCAAACACCCTGAACAGTTCCGGGGCGAGAGCGCTGCGGTAAACGGTCGAGAATGAAAGAATTAGGCAGTCGAAATGTTGTGGGTTGCATTAGTTGTTCCCGAACTATTCCTAATATATTTAAGGGAGCAATAAAACAAAAACAACAATCGATATGCTTAGAAAAATTCGTTACAAGCTGGTTTATAACCGAGCACGCCGGCTGAATAAGCGCGGCGAGGGTCTGATAGAAATAGAATGTACGCAACAGAAACGGCGCATATATTTCACGACCCACACCTACGTTAAGCCCGAAAATTTTGCGGACGGAATGGTAACAGGCACACCGAACGCCACAGGGCTGAATTATGCACTTTGCCTGATGATACAAGACGTGGAACGTGTAGAACTGGAATATATTAAAAAAGGCGTTGAGGTCAGTTTGCCGATGCTTCGGGAGGCTGTGCGGTCGCACATATCGCCTGCGGCAAAGCTGCACGACTTCGGGCTCCAGGTAGTTGAGCAGAGCGAGCGCAAAGAACTTACAAAGCTGAACTATCAAACGTTGCTGAACAATATAGAAAAGTTCCGCAAAAACGCGCTTGTCAGTGATGTGGACTATCAATTCCTCGTAAATTATGACAAGTGGCTACGGGAGAGCGGAATCGCCCACAATACACGAATAAGCAGGCTGAGGCTGCTGCGTGCGTTGCTCAATGAGGCAATAAAGCGCGACATAATTCAGGCTAACCCGTTTGACCGTTTCCGCATACAGCAAATGGTCTCTAAAAAGGGATTTTTAACTACCGGGCAACTGCGCAAACTTGAAAGGCTGGAGCTCAAAGGCAAAGAGGAAAAGGTACGCGATGCGTTCCTGATAGGTTGTTATACAGGGCTGCGCTTTTCCGACATTGTAACACTCCGCAACGAGCATATAAAAGGCGGCTGGCTAACAAAGAAAATGGTGAAAACGGGCTTTATGGTGGAGCTCCCTATCGGTGAGCTGTTCGGTGGCAAAATGGCGGAACTGATAGCAAAATATAACGGCAATGTGGAACGGGTTACAAAAGTTCTCGGCTCTAACGCCGCTGTCAATAAAGTTTTGAGGCAGCTGCTTAACACGGTTGGCGCGGACTCAAAAATTACGTTTCATTCGTCGCGGCATACTTTCGCGACGCTTTTAGGACAGTCCGGGGTCCAGCTTACGACCATTCAAAAACTGCTCGGACACCAAAAATTGCAGACCACGCAAATTTACAGTGAAGTGGACCGCAAGGCAATAACTAATGACCTTAAAAAAGGGCGAAAACGCAAAAATAAAAGTGATGAATAAGAAAATTTTAGTAGGCAGCCGGGCATTTTTCGACGGCTGCGAGGGCTTCAGAAGCAAAGACCGCGACTATCTGGAGTTAGTGGAGAACCCAACAGGCTTCAAATGGCGACGTGAGCAGTCGCTTCGTGGTGTATGCACATTCAGCTATAAGCTGGAACCGGTGGCCGACATGGTGCGGCGCACGCTGGAGAGCGGCGACGCGCTGCTCGTTGGCAAATTCCTTGTGTCCGAGGTCGCCGAGACTATCGGCGCAACTGTGGCCGACATTATGCCCCTTGAGGCACTGTTGCCGAAGCTGGACAAAAAGCACGAATATGTAGCGGCCATTTTCAACGCCGTTAAGCAGAACGGCTCTTTTGAGCTTACCGATGAGCAACGTGCTGCGGCCTATGAGATTTATAAACAAGTCAGAGAAAAAGCAAAAGACTGAGAATTATGCTGAATGTGTAGGAACTACAAATGTGCGCCACTGCCTTTTATGGGACAAAAGCGCTATTTTATCAGGGACTTTTCCGAAGTCCTGAAGCAAGTGGCAGGACAAATTGATACGGTGGTCGACCTTTTCGGAGGCTCCGGGCTGCTGTCGTACACGGCTAAAAAGGTGCTGCCGGGGTGCAGGGTGATATACAACGACTTCGACCATTACGACCGACGACTGGCAGCAGTAGAGGATACAAACGCCATTTTAACGACGATTAAACAGCGTTTATCCGGCGTTCAGGCAAACCAGCGACTAACGCAGAAGCAGCGTGCCGATGTGCTGCGCATTGTGGAGGAAGCACAGAACCGGCTCGGCTGGGTCGACATTATGACGATTGGCAGGTCGGTGCTTTTCTCCGGCAAATGGGTTACAAGTCTGGAGGAACTGCGCAAACATACGATGTATAACAGGGTAAGACCCGGCGCTTATGAAAGTGCCAGCTATCTGGACGGGCTGGAGGTCGTACACATGGACTACCGGGAACTGTTCGAGCGCGAGCGCGGCAACATGCGGGCGCTGTTTGTGCTGGACCCGCCGTATCTTACGACGGAGTGCGGAATGTATGAGAATTATTGGAAGCTGACCGACTACCTCAATGTGCTGCGCTTGCTGCACGGAACGAAATACATTTATTTCACGTCTGATAAATCGCAGATTGTGGAGCTTTGCCAGTTCATGGCTGACGAGTACGGAGAGGCAGCACCAATGTATGGTGCAACAGTCCGCATGAGGACAAACCACCTGAATTATCAGGCAAAATTTAATGATATGATGATAACAAAGCTCTGACCCATTCAGCACGGAGGCATAGAAAAAGCCCCCGGCTTGATTTGCAGTTTTCCTACGACATACAAATACAAAACGCCAATGCGCATAAGCCGGGGGCAAAAGCCTTTCGACTGCGCATTGGCGTAATGTTGAATGTCGTAGGAGTTGCAAAGTTAGCAAAAATTACTGAATGACAGTGTATGAAGCATTAAAATTGTGCGGCGGAGTTATTGAGAAACTGGAGAAAGCCGGAGTAAAGCCCACGGATCATAAATATGTCGCCTTGTTTGATGACTACCGGAGAGCGAAGCAGCGAGGTGAGAAAATCAGTTATATTGTTCTTTGCCTGGCTCAGCGTTACAATATGAGCGAGCGCAATGTTTATGAGGTTGTGAAACGCCTGGGAAGCGACTGCAAAAGTGCTTCACTGTAATGCGGCTGTAAGATGCCCGGGAACTCACAGAAACGGCCTAATTTCGCACCGAATGACAACAAACAAGTATTACGCCATGCTCGACAAGATATTGCAGCACGGCAAACGACAGAGCAATAAAAAAGGCGACATAATCTATTTGCTCAATGAGCAGCTGCATTTGTCGCCTGCTGATTTGCTGGACATATTCGAGAGCCACAATATTGCGCGCAAGAAGTTGCGCAATGAACTCAGCCTGTTTATGGCCGGTGAAAGAGACTTGACAAAGTACCGAGAAGTCGGGATAAATTGGTGGGATTATTGCGGGCAAATTCTCATTAACAGTTATCCGACCTATTTTGAGAAGTTGCCCGGTTTAATCGAGCAAATCAATCGAGAGAAGCGGAACAGTAAAAATTATGTGCTGTTCTTAGGCTCAACAGGAGCAGAAACAAATCAGGCGCCTTGTTTAAGCCTGATTCAGTTCCAGCTCGAAGACGGCGAATTAGTTTTGTCAGCCTATCAGAGAAGCAGCGACGCGAACTTAGGTTTACCAGCTGACATTTACCATTTGTATTTGATAGCGCGACAAATAGACGCGCCGTTAAAATCTATCACGTTGAATTTGGGAAACGTTCACATTTACGCTAACAACGTAGAGAGAACGCGCGAACTTTTGGCCGGAAATGAAGCTGTAAGATTTGACCTGAACGTTTGAACAGAGGCAGCGAAAGAGACAACAAGAACGCCGATTAAAGGCCATTGAAAAGGCTTTTAATCGGCGTTTAATCAATTCTGAGGACTGAGAAAAAAGGAAGCGAAAAAAAGAGAAGATTTGCTCGTTTCGTTTTTAATTCGTGCTCATTTCGTTTTTGCGATTATAGTACATTGGCTTCTCTTACTAACCAAAAAGTAGGAATTGGATAGATAAAGATAACAGGCATAGCAGCTTTAACTCCCTTTAACACGACAGCGCTGTGCAGTACCGCTACTCTTCGCCCACTTCGTGCTTCTTCCACTCCGACATGAGCGTGTAGGCCCCCTGCACGACAACGAGCTCGCCCTGGTTCAAGCCCGAGAGTATCTCGGTCATGCCATTCTCTTTGCGTCCGGTCCTCACGACACGCGGCACAAATATTTTCTTGCCTTTGCCAGGCTTGTAAATGAAAACGAAACTGCGAGACTCGTCGGTGGCGATGCCATCGTCGGGCACAGCGGGTGACTTGCGTGTGATCGTGACAATACTGGCCCTGACATACATGCCTGCCACCAGGCCGCTCTTGTTGCCGTCGATTGCAATGCGGGCATGCACGGCCTTGCTGCTGTCGTCGAGGATGCCTCCTATCGATTTCACTCTTCCAGCCAAGCGTGTGTCTCCTATTGTGACTTTAGCCTTCTGGCCGACGCGCAGCTTGCCCAAATCGCGTTCATACACGAGAACGTCGGCATAAAGGCGGTTGTTGTTAACGATCGAGAATAATTTGGCAGTGGGATCGGCATATTGCCCCAAGGCTGCGGCTACATGCTCGACAGTGCCATCGATAGGGCTTCTCACAGCAATTTCGGTCGCGAGTTGTCCCCGTACTGCAGCCTGCGGGCTGATGCCCAGTAGCTGCAACTGGCGGGCTGTGGTGCGCACCTCGGCCTGCATGGCACGATACTCTGAGGCAACTTGCTGGTAGTCTTTGCCTGCGTTCACCTTGTGGCTGTAGAGCGTCTTTTGCCGCTCATATTCCTCACCGAGATAGACGAGTTTCTCCTTGGCCTGCACAAGACGCCGCTGCATGTCGATGAGATCGGCGTGGGATAACAGTGCCAATACTTGTCCTCTACTCACTCGCTGGCCCTCGGTCACCAGTATGCGTTTTACATTAGCTCCCATGGGAGCACTCACCTCGGCCCTGTCTTGCGGCTCTGTCTTGAGTTGCCCGTTGACATTGAGACTTCCAGTAAAGGTGTAGTAGGGCATTGTCTCGACTGCTACCCCCGAAAGTTTGAATTGTGAAGGTGTGAGTGTGACCACAGCGCTATCGTTTTCCTGTTCTTCACTCTGGTCGCTATCGTTAGTCCTTGTGCAGGCCGCCAGCAACGCGAGCAGTATCACTGCACATGCTATATTGTTCATTGTTGCTATTTTCATTTGTTTCGGTAATATTCAATATTAAATTTTGTTTCCAATAGTTTTTGATAGGCGTCGATGTAGCTGAATTCCACGTCCATTGTCGTCTTCAAAGCTTGTATGAAGTCGAGATATCCTATCTGCCCCTCACGGTAAGACAAAAGCGCATTGCGCCGCTGCTCGTTGGCGAGGGGCAAGGCACTCTTGCGGTAATACTCCACAGTGCGCTGCCACTTGCTATAGTCGCAGTTCAGTTGACGGTTGTGTACATCGATGCGCCATTGTTGGTCGTTGAGCTCGGTATGAGCTTTCTCAATTTCAACAAGAGCCGATTGCCGGCGTGCCTTGTTAGCCCCCATGTCTACAGGCACACTCACCCCCACGCTCCACGACCAGTAGCCCAAGCGCGACCCTATCATTTGGCTTCCCAGCTCAACGTAAAGTTTGGGAAGGGCATTGGCTCGCATTTCTTTTGAGATGTCGCTGGCCAGCTTCACCTTCTCGTTGGCAAGAACAATGGCTGGGTGAGCTCCAAGCATGGCAGCCGATGTTGCTACTTGCTCATCGACAATCACAGTGTCCGACTGGTACAGGGTGTCGGGACTCAGCCATCGGCTCAAGTCGATGTGTGCCTTTTCGACGTCTTTCTCGGCTTCGATCACATTCAGCTCCACACGCCGATGCTCGCTTTGGGCCGATTGGTACTCAAGCAACGAGGCTGCACGTGTGTCGTAGCGCAAGCGGGCAGCTTCGACAAAGCGTGTATACAGCTCAGCCTGCTTGCGATACAGCTCCAGCCGCAGCCGTGCCATTTGGTCGGCGGCATAGGCTGAGCTCACTTGCAGTTGCAACTGTTGTTCAAGCACGCGGGTCGTAGCATGAGCCACACGTGTTTCTTGCTGCAGGCGTTGCCAGCGGGCTTTGACCGAAAAAATGTCGAGATTCTGGCGTGCTGCCAGCAGTGTTGTCACAGCATCGTTGCCACGTCCTATCTCTTCGCCCCCCATCGACAGCTCAAGGTTGCCGAAGTCTCTTGCCGTGCGTTGCATTGCAAGGGTGCTTTGAGTGTGCAGGCGCGATGCTTTGAGAGCTGGATAGCGATTCATGGCCATGGCAATGGCTTCTTGCAGACTTATGCTCGGTTGCGCCTGCAGTGATGCTGCCATCAACAAGGTACAGAGTATTGAAACAATGATTTTCATTTCTTCGTTTTTTTATTGTTAAACAATGTGTAGATTACGGGCAAGATAATCAGGGTAAGGATAGTCGACGATATGAGCCCTCCTATCACCACTGTGGCCAGCGGACGCTGCACCTCGCCACCTGCCGACTCACTCACCGCCATGGGTAGAAAACCAAGCATTGCTGCCAGGGCTGTGAGCATAATGGGGCGCAGTCGCTCGCGTGTGCCCGAGTAGATGCGCCGTGCAATGCTGGTGATGCCTGCGGCCTCGAGCGTGTTGAAGCGGTTCATGAGCACAAGCCCGTTGAGCACTGCTACTCCCGAGAGAACAATGAAGCCCACACCAGCCGAGATGCTGAATGGCATGCCTCGCAACCACAAGGCAAGGATGCCGCCCATTGTCGACAGCGGCACGGCTATGTAGATCATGAGAGCTTGTTTCACCGACTTTAGCGCCGAGTACAGCATCACAAAGATGATGACTAATGCCACAGGCAGCACAATGCCGAGTCGGGATTTGGCTTCTTGTAGGTTTTGAAACGAACCGCCGTAGCTT
This window contains:
- a CDS encoding site-specific integrase gives rise to the protein MLRKIRYKLVYNRARRLNKRGEGLIEIECTQQKRRIYFTTHTYVKPENFADGMVTGTPNATGLNYALCLMIQDVERVELEYIKKGVEVSLPMLREAVRSHISPAAKLHDFGLQVVEQSERKELTKLNYQTLLNNIEKFRKNALVSDVDYQFLVNYDKWLRESGIAHNTRISRLRLLRALLNEAIKRDIIQANPFDRFRIQQMVSKKGFLTTGQLRKLERLELKGKEEKVRDAFLIGCYTGLRFSDIVTLRNEHIKGGWLTKKMVKTGFMVELPIGELFGGKMAELIAKYNGNVERVTKVLGSNAAVNKVLRQLLNTVGADSKITFHSSRHTFATLLGQSGVQLTTIQKLLGHQKLQTTQIYSEVDRKAITNDLKKGRKRKNKSDE
- a CDS encoding DNA adenine methylase yields the protein MGQKRYFIRDFSEVLKQVAGQIDTVVDLFGGSGLLSYTAKKVLPGCRVIYNDFDHYDRRLAAVEDTNAILTTIKQRLSGVQANQRLTQKQRADVLRIVEEAQNRLGWVDIMTIGRSVLFSGKWVTSLEELRKHTMYNRVRPGAYESASYLDGLEVVHMDYRELFERERGNMRALFVLDPPYLTTECGMYENYWKLTDYLNVLRLLHGTKYIYFTSDKSQIVELCQFMADEYGEAAPMYGATVRMRTNHLNYQAKFNDMMITKL
- a CDS encoding thymidylate synthase, producing MTTNKYYAMLDKILQHGKRQSNKKGDIIYLLNEQLHLSPADLLDIFESHNIARKKLRNELSLFMAGERDLTKYREVGINWWDYCGQILINSYPTYFEKLPGLIEQINREKRNSKNYVLFLGSTGAETNQAPCLSLIQFQLEDGELVLSAYQRSSDANLGLPADIYHLYLIARQIDAPLKSITLNLGNVHIYANNVERTRELLAGNEAVRFDLNV
- a CDS encoding efflux RND transporter periplasmic adaptor subunit; its protein translation is MNNIACAVILLALLAACTRTNDSDQSEEQENDSAVVTLTPSQFKLSGVAVETMPYYTFTGSLNVNGQLKTEPQDRAEVSAPMGANVKRILVTEGQRVSRGQVLALLSHADLIDMQRRLVQAKEKLVYLGEEYERQKTLYSHKVNAGKDYQQVASEYRAMQAEVRTTARQLQLLGISPQAAVRGQLATEIAVRSPIDGTVEHVAAALGQYADPTAKLFSIVNNNRLYADVLVYERDLGKLRVGQKAKVTIGDTRLAGRVKSIGGILDDSSKAVHARIAIDGNKSGLVAGMYVRASIVTITRKSPAVPDDGIATDESRSFVFIYKPGKGKKIFVPRVVRTGRKENGMTEILSGLNQGELVVVQGAYTLMSEWKKHEVGEE
- a CDS encoding TolC family protein → MAASLQAQPSISLQEAIAMAMNRYPALKASRLHTQSTLAMQRTARDFGNLELSMGGEEIGRGNDAVTTLLAARQNLDIFSVKARWQRLQQETRVAHATTRVLEQQLQLQVSSAYAADQMARLRLELYRKQAELYTRFVEAARLRYDTRAASLLEYQSAQSEHRRVELNVIEAEKDVEKAHIDLSRWLSPDTLYQSDTVIVDEQVATSAAMLGAHPAIVLANEKVKLASDISKEMRANALPKLYVELGSQMIGSRLGYWSWSVGVSVPVDMGANKARRQSALVEIEKAHTELNDQQWRIDVHNRQLNCDYSKWQRTVEYYRKSALPLANEQRRNALLSYREGQIGYLDFIQALKTTMDVEFSYIDAYQKLLETKFNIEYYRNK